DNA from Sorex araneus isolate mSorAra2 chromosome 6, mSorAra2.pri, whole genome shotgun sequence:
CCGCCATTGGCCGTTGCTTCTATTGATGACAACTTTTGCTGCTCCACGATGCTGGTGGTTACAGTTGTAGCAGTagccgctgcccccagccccagtgccATTGCTGAAAGCCCCACACTCAGGCCTCCGGTCACGGGAGCCAGACCGATGGCCATGAGGGACATGACACCAGATGCCAGCCCAGCGGAGGTGCCTGCCGCATTGGCCACAGTACAGGTCTTGTGGACCTGGTCAGCCCTGTCTGCGATCTCTCTGAGGAGTGTGACGCGCTTGCCGAGTTTCACTCTCACCTCAGGAAACACTTTCAAGATCTTCTCCCTGAGTATGGCGGTCTCTGACGGGGCTGAGGCCTGGTGCATCCAGAACAGACACGTGAGCCCGATGATAAGCGTTTTAGCCAGAGTGAAGTACTGATAGAGACAGAACACAAATAAAGCGAAGAACCAGAAGAGCCCCGCATTTCCACTCTTCTGCTCCTGTTGGTGCTTCTCTTTGCTTTCTGTGACTGTGAGTATTTTGTGTTTCTTCATACCTTCACGTAGTACCTCTTCCTCCTCGCTGGAACAAAAATAGCAGTGATTGGCATGTAGCATGATGACGTAAAACAGGCCGGACAGAGTCTATCTCACATATATCACAGAGCTTTTGCTCGCAATTAAACGGAAAAGGATCTTTTACCtgaagtgtggttggaggacccgctcgggatgggagagatgtgctgaaagcagactatagatggaacacgatggccacccaattcctccattgcaaaccacaacaaaccaaaaagagagagagagaacaaaagggaatcccctgccacagaggcggggtgtggtgggggggatgaaAAAGAGGGTGGGAGGcatgctggggtcatcggtggaggagaatgggcactggtggagggatgggtacttgagcattgtatgactgaaacacaagcacgaaagtatgtaaatctgtaactgtactgaacggtgataaatttaaaaaaggatctTTTACAAATCTCCAGGAAGTTTTCTTGTCATCAGTTTTCTGTACATTGTATAATCGTGATACTTGACATCAGAAAATAAATGGGTAAATTTcatcatattcttttttcttttttagaaaaccagttttattaaaagaaatttagagtgaagtaaggggtggggggtgttcaaGAGAGATCATGGGATTTTCCAGAGGggaataaaactggaaaatataaCTTTTAGGGATTAATGTTGGAGAAGGGGCACACTCCGCtgtgtccagggattactcctgtctctgtctctgtactgAAGGATTACTTCTTGTAGTGCTCAAGTACCATGTGAGGTGCTAAGGAATCAACCTGGATTTGCCACACTCGAGGCAAGTGCTCCATTCATTGTACCATTGCTTGAGACCCCATCTATAGGGTTTCTTGAGTCATAGGGATTTGATAAACAGAACTTGTCAATCAATTTGGAAATCGTCCCAATCTGGCCTTTGAATTTATAGGTCCCCCAAATCTCGGATATGGAAGTGACCTCAGCTCTCATTTTTCCTGATCTCTGTTCTCTTCCCAGACTAATGCCATTGACCTTCCCAGATGAAGGTCACTGGGTTCAGCCACTGCCCAGTTGCCTGGGAAGTAGGAGAGGTGCCACTGACTCTGGTTTCCCTCGAACTCTTCAGCTCTTCTTGGTGATTGATGTTCTAGCACCCAGGACCCTGGTCTCTCAGCTGTCCCAGGACATGCACACATTCATGGAATTTGGAAGGACTCAGGAGATGAACAGAACCTTTCTCCAAATTTGTTTGTGTAAGTAGGCCTGCGTTAGCCGAAGGGCATTGAAGGGAGACCTTTTCTGTGTAGAGGCAATTTGGGAATCTCCTCAAACCTCTCAAATGACACAGAATTAGCAGGCAGCCCTCCTGTGCTGCAGGGGTCACTAGGCCACTCTCCCTTAGTCACTTCAGCTTTGCATCTTCCCAACAGGATGTGAATGCTTTGGAGCATCTCCCATGCACCAGGCATATGCTCAGTGCTTCCCCTGCACTCACCTTACTCTACTCACAGCCCTTCAGGACGAAGACCCTGAGGCCGAGTGTGTGGAAGTTTCTCGACAAAGCCACAGAACCCCTCTTCCCACCCATTTTCATCCATCTCAATCCCTGGCCATTCGCTGCTCACAAAGGACACAGAGGAAACATCTCTCATCTACTGGGGAGAAGGTACAACTTCAACTCAACCGAAGGCTTCCCTGGACCAGGCGGAAACTAGCTGAGGGCGGCAGATTGGGTTCCCTCGTGTCTCCCTCTGCAGGTACCTGGACAACTGGATTTCTTCCACGAATGTCTCCCAGGCTTTATCATCATTGAGCAGGAACTCCAGGTCTGGGCCCATGACGGCCAGGAGAGTCCGAGCAAAGCGTCTGCTCACTAGATGGGACAGAGAACACGAGGTGAGAATACTGGGGTGCAGCACCGCTGGTGCTGAGTTCACGGTGCATCCACGTGTCTCTGTCCGGGCACCGTGGGCAGAGTCACCTGGTGTCATGGaatgagctgtgtgtgtgtgtgtgtgtgtgtgtgtgtgtgtgtgtgtgtgaggcacaACCAGTGATGCcttctctttccccacccccttgccccagtcccagcctgccctcttgacaggcatcttttatgTTCggtattaaagtttgggtcttgtgagTTCAGTGTTGCTGAtgctgtgatttggatatttagctctatcattccttcacACCACTGAGGTACCAGACTCCCCCTAAGCCCCTATCCCCTTTGCTCCTCTTCTATCTTTTCTCCTGtgtggtgagcgggccttcaAGCTTATAGCTTGCACAAACACTTCCGGTCAAACACTCGCATAAACATGtggagaaagccattttacaagaactggagtgctgggacatttttacaagagcaggacggttagccaacaggaacagacagaCAGGACTTGACATTCTTGGGGTAGGCTTGTGGTTTAatgatcagccttctggatatctgtTGTTACCTCCCCTAGTTGCCctgggtgccattagttacttttaGTTTTGCCTTAAGGCCATGATGTAAGTAGATTGAAACCTAAGCATAcagctgtggagttacaataaagtagattttgctcacctctctctctctctctttctgtgtgtgtgtgtgtttgtctcccctctcccctctccctatcactttCGCACCCTCTCCTTGTGAACCCCGTTATCCGGTTTCATGGGCTGGACACTCCCCTTTCcactctatttttttgtttgtttgttttggggttacatccggcgatgcacaggggttactcctggctttgcactcaagaattactcctggtggtgctcgggagaccctatgggatgctgggaaacgaacctaggttggccgcatgcaaggaaaatgccctacccgctgtgctatcactccagcctctccactctatttctttctttctcttccttatactctggggccaaaggtgatctaggcatcctccctttaaaccattgcatctCCTCATGTAGAGACCctttgtgatgctgggaatcgaacccaggtcggccgcgtgcaaggcaaacgccctacccgctgtgctatcgttccagcccctcctcatCTAGTTACTCTGAATACCACCTATTAGTGATATCatgctatgttttttttcttcttctggcttacttcatttaacatgacattgTAaattttcatccatgttgcagcaaattgcatgatttcatcattccttaatgctgcatagtattccattgtgtatatataccacatcttcatgatccactgatctgttgttggacagcTAGGCTGATTCCAAATCTTGGCTTCTGTACTGAGTGCTGCCATGGATAATGGTATCGTATGTCCTTTGGGATGAATGTCATTCTATTTCTTTAGATGACTGTTTATATTAccgagaaagggaaaaaatatcccCTGACATTTTGTCTTCTCAGCCCCAACCAAAGCCAGTTCATAGCAAACATTCCCTCCCACACTGTAAAGGTTGACTGTTACTTATTGTAAATGTATCCAAAAACTGGTGTGGCACCATGCAGAGTGGGGAAGGTGCTGTAAAAGATTGGTGTCCAGGTGTCACTCATGTCCTGGACCACCAGATAGTCCCAATGTGTCCAGACCACTCTCAACTGAGAAAATGACCCAGGCTGTGTTGTCCAGACCACCCTGAGTGGATACTTGTCTGATCACTGCTTGTCCAACTCTCTACTTACCAGAATTGCACCGACAGCAACCTTCGTTGCCCAAGGGGATCTCCGTAGTGCCTACATCTGATTTTGagttttgtgccacatctggcttTGCTAGGGGCTAATATCTCAATCCTGCAGTGCTAGAGACACTCCCAGCGAGTTGTAGAACCATGGGTGTGTTCTAGCACCATAAACTATCTCCAGACTGGTGCCCCACATTGCTTCAGTCCAAGAACTTTGGACCCcagcctttttctcttttttggggggtaactcctggctttgcactcaggaatcactcatggcggtgcccaggggaccatatgggatgctgggaattgaacctgggtcagccgcgtgcaaggcaaacatgctacctgttgtgctatcgctccagccccataattcttatatattttcCATCCCTTTTCTCTTGATTAAAGCTTCctgattaaagaagaaataagactTCGATTCATATTTCACACAAATTACCTTGCTGTTTAATAGCTTGAGAAACCCTTAGAAAGGAAAATTCAAAGTTTCCCTTCGTTTTCTCATGTCTCTTTACATAAATGAGGAGTGAGAGGAAGACCTACAGAGAAACTGGGTCCAGCTAAAGCTTGAACCGTGTCTGAGCATGAGCAGACAACCTGCAGCCCTACCCCCAGAGCACCCAGCCCAGGACCGTCTCAGATCCGGCCTTCTGTCCCCTCGCCTTCTTATTCACTATTCACTTATTCACTATTCACTAACTGCTTCTGAAGCTCTGGGAAGAAAataactgctttttattttttggggtcacacccagcgatgcacaggggtcacttctggctctgcactcaggaattactcctggcggtgctcaggggaccctatgggatgctgggaattgaactcgggtcggcc
Protein-coding regions in this window:
- the LOC101556626 gene encoding apolipoprotein L3-like, whose product is MGPDLEFLLNDDKAWETFVEEIQLSSEEEEVLREGMKKHKILTVTESKEKHQQEQKSGNAGLFWFFALFVFCLYQYFTLAKTLIIGLTCLFWMHQASAPSETAILREKILKVFPEVRVKLGKRVTLLREIADRADQVHKTCTVANAAGTSAGLASGVMSLMAIGLAPVTGGLSVGLSAMALGLGAAATATTVTTSIVEQQKLSSIEATANGGKTTGVSSRQLAMRALRNNKSRFSSSCNTFLRYRQVSGHVHATNLIRDGTNLAARSSSQSGSLFRRAFGSTAETMSRRVQVMGGIATGLCVLSDAHCLVKQLKHLREGAKTEIAEKMRLRAQVLDEILEEVNWIYKSLL